A region of the Anaerolineales bacterium genome:
GTCCGGTCGATCGGGGTGATCGGCGAAGAGTGCTTCGATGGCGGGTTGATCCGCACTGGTCAACGCAGACACCTCGCCCTTGGGGATTCCAGGAAAAGTTTCCTCCTTCAGGATCATGCGGTACATGATCTCCTCGGACTCGACTCGCAGACGCCCGGCAAGTAAATCCTTATGCTCGGGTTTTAGAAGGTAGATGAAACGTCCGGGTGGAACGTCGTTGAGCAGCGCCTGTAGCTGCCCGATTTCACCGCTGGTGAAGAGCACAGCCGGAGACAAGCCGCGGTAGAGTAGAACGACCGCAAACTCGTTGAACAACCAGCTGCTGTTCTCGTCCTCCCTGGGATCGAGATCGGCCAGTGCGTATGCAGACCAGATTCGATCGTGTTCCAGGAGACCGCGTAATTGCTCCCTTGCAATGGGATCCACCGTTACACTCGATCCAGGTCGCCCTGATCGTCGAAATACTGGCGGAAACGGGCGGTGAATTCCTTCAGGTCATAACTGTGCGACTGTGGACCGTCGGACTCGAGGCAGTAAGTTGCCGCCAGTGCGCCGATCTGTCCGCAGCGCTCGAAGCTCAGACCGTGCACGTAGCCTTTCAGAAAGCCGCTGCGGAAAGCGTCGCCGACGCCGGTGGGATCGAGAATCGCCTTGGGGGGTACGATCGGGATCGAGACCTCGCCGTCTGCGTTATAAATCCGAGCACCATGTTCACCTTGCGTGACGATAACGAACTCGCAGCTTTCGAGCATCGCCGGGAGATCAAGTTCGGTTTTATCCACGATCAAGCTGAATTCGTACTCGTTGGCGAACAGAGCCATCGCGCCTTCGATGCCTGCCTGGATGTCGCTTCCAGTAAGTCGAACGATTTGCTGGCTCGGATCGTAGATGTAAGGAATACCAAGTTGCCGGCATTCTTGGGCATAATTTGCCATGGCTTCCGGATCATTGGGGGAAATAACCACCAGATCGGGTTTCTCGGGAAGTTGGGAAAAGCTCAACTCCGAGGCGTACGCCATGGCACCGGTGAAGAAACTGGCGATTTGCGCGTTGCACTGATCGGTGTTGACGAAGAAGGAAGCCGTGGCCACATCCGGGATCGTGCGGATGGCGCTGGTATCCACTCCTTGCTCTTCGAGCCAAAGACGTTGCACTTCGAAATCTTCGCCGACCGTCGCCATCACGGTAGGGTGTTCACCGAGCAGCGCCAGGTTGTAGGCGATGTTGGCTGCGTTACCCCCAGGCCGGCGAACGAGTGTGTCGACGAGGAAAGACAAGCTGATGCATTCCAGTTTCTCGACGAGGATGTGATCCTGAAATTTCCCCGGGAAGGTCATCAAATAATCAAAAGCGATAGAACCAGTTAAAACGATCTTCATGACGTCTCTCTCACAGCCTCCTCTAGCGTGTTGGCGTAAGGTGGCCGGATGATTCCGGCCTCCGTGACGAAAGCGGTAATCAGTCGTTGGGGGGTAATGTCGAAGGCGGGATTGCGCGCTTTGCTTCCGGTGGGCGCCACGAGTTGACCTTCTTTCTCCAAATCCAGCACCTCACCGTGATCGCGTTCTTCGATGGGGATCCGTTCCCCGATGGAGAGCTGCAAGTCGATGGTCGACGTGGGCACGGCGCAATAGAATGGGACGCCGTTGTCGTGCGCGGCCAGGGCGAGCATGTAGGTGCCGATTTTGGTGGCCACGTCGCCGTTGGCTGCCACGCGATCTGCACCGACGAAGACGTTGGCCACGTCGCCGTTTTGTAGAAAGTATCCCGCTGCGTCGTCGGTGATGATCGCGTAGGGAATGCCGTAGCACTCGAGTTCCCATGCCGTCAGGCGCGCTCCCTGCAGGCGCGGACGAGTCTCATCGACCAGGACGAAAAGACGTTTTCCCTGTTCGTGCGCCGTGCGGATCACACACAGCGCCGTGCCGTAGTCCACCGCTGCCAATGCGCCGGTGTTGCAGTGATGTAGCAGTGTATCGCCGTCCTGTATCAGCGCCGCGCCATGCCGGCCGATTCGGCGATTGATTTCTACATCTTCGTCCGCGATGGATTGGGCTTCGTCGAGCAGCGCCTTGCCCATGCGCTGCGGACCATCCGCTTGCAGGTTATCGGCGGCGGCCAGGAGGCGGTCCAGCGCCCAGCGCAGATTGACCGCAGTCGGCCGTGTGGCGCGCAGTAATCTTGCCGCACGTTGAACGTCGACCCAAAACTCCTCTGCATTGGCTGCGGAGGATGGATAACCTGCCAGGGCCAGGCCAAATGCGGCTGCGGCGCCGATTGCCGGTGCGCCGCGTACGGCCATCTGACGGATGGCGTCGGCGACTTGTTCGACGTTCACCAGATCGACGGTCTTCAACTCCGCAGGGAGCAGACGCTGGTCGATAAGGCGTACGGCAGGTCCATTTTCTTCCCAGATAACCGATCGCATGGCTTCACACAAAAAGGCGCCCTCATCTGAGAGCGCAGTGGAATGTTCGTTTGCAGTGTAGCATGGAGAGCCGAAACTCACAAGATTGACGTTCTTCTGCCCTTGCTTTATGATGCACCCGTGCGACGGCGTGCGTCTCGATTCTTCCTTATATTGATCGTTACTGCTGTTGGAAGTCTGGCCTGCAATCTTCCCATCTCCATCAGCTTCCTCGCCACACATACACCTACGCTCACTGCCACGGCCACCGTCACACCTACCGCCACATTGACACCCACGCCGACACTCACGCCTACTCCACAGCCCGAAGCGCGGGTAGAACTGGGAGAGCAAGCCCTGTTTGTTGGAAATTGGGATCAAGCACTCATCGAGTTCGAGACCGCATTAAACTTCGCGCCGGACGACGAAACCCGCGCGCGAGCGCAGCTTGGCGTTGCGAAAACGCATTTACGGGCCGGACGCTTCAATCAAGCTGTGGACGCGTTGACCCAATATCTGGCCAGATTCAGCCAACACGAAGACTTCGGCCAGGCTTATTTCCTGCGTGCAGAGGCCTACGAGGCGCTCGGTATGTCCCAACAGGCGTTGGACGATTATCGTCATTACCTGGCGCAGCGTCCCGGGCTCATCGATTCATATACGCAGGAACAAATCGGGGATATTTCGTATGCAGCGAAGGATTATGCCGGAGCACTCGAGGCGTATCAGGCTGCGCTGGTGTCCCCCGGATTGGATCAGGGATTGAGCGCCGAGATCAAAGTTGCCCGTACGCGCGCTGATTCTGGGGATTACGAGACAGCAATTGCAGAGTACGATGCGATCTACAACAAGACCGGTGAAGATTACCTGCGCGCCTTGATGGATTACTTGCTGGGACAGGCGTATACCAAACTCGGCAATTATGAGCAAGCATATGCGCGCTATCTCGATGCGGTTGTGAATTTCCCCGGCGCCTACAGTTCGTATGAAGGCTTGGTGATTCTCGTCGAGGATGGCGTAGCGGTGGATGAGTTCGATCGCGGCCTGGTGGATTATTACGCTGGCCAGTATGGTGTTGCCCTGGCTGCCTTCGATCGGTATTTGTACGCTTTTCCGGATACCCATGACGGCACGGTGCATTATTTCAGGGGTCTCACATTACGCGCTTTGGGGAATTACGAGGCCGCCGTTCAACGCAATGGGCGTATCTGGAGCAGTATCCTCAAGCGATCGATACTCTTCTGAATTTCGCGGCTGCGGTTCCAGATCACGCCCGAGCAGCGGAATTCGTTTTCGACGCCGGACGGGTGAGTGAAATCAGTGGGGACCTGCCTGCGGCGATCGATTACTGGGAACGGGTGGCGAGAGAGTATCCCGATTCGACCTGGTCTTTCCGGGCGCTGTTCCTGGCGGGTACTGCACGCTACCGCCTCAATGAAATGGATATGGCTGCCGACACGTTTCAACGTTCGCTGGCTCACGTGCGCAGCGCGGATGAACGTGCTGCCGCTTATCTGTGGATCGGCAAGGCGAACGATGCTGCTGGTGATGCTGAAGCGGCGCGAGCGGCCTATCAGTTGGCTTCCGAGGCGGATCGCGGCGGGTATTATTCCATCCGTGCCGCGGACATCCTGGCCGGATGGGAGCCATTTCGTGTGCCGGAAGGGGGCTTTAATCTGGAATACGATCTGGATGCAGAGCGTGCCCAGGCGGAGGAGTGGCTGCGAACACAGTTCATCATTACGGGGCCGGAGCCTTTGACTTCGCTATCCCCTGCATTGGCCGGCGACGCACGCATGATCCGGGGAAAGGAATTTTGGGCATTGGGACGGTACGAGGATGCCCGCGACGAGTTCGAATCGCTGCGGGAAGCCTACGCCAACGATGCGGAAGCGACGTACCGCTTGATGCACACCTATCTGGAAATCGGCCTCTATCGATCGGCCATCTACGCTTCGAAGCAGATCATGACCCTCGCCGGGATGGATGAAGCTGGGACCCTCTACGCGCCCAACTACCTAAGTCGTATCCGCTTCGGAATTTACTTCGAAAGCTTGTTTTCGGAAGTGGCAGGAGAATACGGTTTTGAAACCATGTTCCTTCTCTCCGTAGCACGCCAGGAAAGCCTGTTTGAAGGATTCGCGCTGTCCTACGCTACGGCCCGGGGTTTGATGCAAATCGTACCGGATACGGGCCAGTATCTGGCCGATCGCTATCAATGGCCGCAGGGATATACGGATGACGATCTCTATCGGCCCTACGTGAGCGCCCGCCTCGGAACGCAGTATCTGGCAGAACAGCGCGATCTTTTCGACGGCGATTTGTATGCCGCATTGGCTGCCTACAACGCCGGCCCGGGAAATGCGCTGGCGTGGAAGGAACTTGCTCCCGACGATCCCGACCTTTTCCTGGAATGCGTTCGCTTTAGCCAGCCGCGGGATTACATTCGCGTGATCTATTGGGCGTTCTCAAACTACCGCCGTTTGTACGGCTCTCAGTGACTCACCCCGATCTGTCCTTCTAGTCCATCGGAAAGCGGCGCCTCCTGTTCTGCCTGCAGCGAGAAGCAGCAAACACAAGCTTGCGGACCTCGGGAAAGCGGGTGAATCATGAGAGAATCCCGGGAAAATAGTAGACAACAGTCTTATTTTTAGGATATAATGATGTTTTGGTGACCATAAATTGGGGAAAATCAAGGGAATATAGCGAGATAGATGAAGCGATAAGAAGACGTACAAAAATCCGATTCCGGCCAGAACGTGCCGGCGGTTTTTCGCGTCTCTGTTGTGTTTTTTTAAAAGGTAGAATGCGGTTCGTGAAATTCAGGAGGAGCTCGCGTATGGCTTCCAAATTGGGTCAGAAATGGTACACCCGCATACCAGATGTTTATAAACTTCCGCGGCTCATCGAGGTGCAGCTGGATTCGTTCAGCTGGCTTCAGGAAAAAGGGTTGAAGGAATTGTTCGACGAGATTTCACCCATCATTTCCTACAATGGCGGGATGAAGTTGTTTTTCCCGGGCGATTCGCCCGAGTCGAAAGAATTCAAACTAAGTTATTGGTTTGAGGACCCCAAGCACGAAATTGAGGAGTGTCTCGAGCGTGATTTAACCTACGCCGCGCCGCTCTACGTTTCCGTGTTGCTGGCGGGGTCGGAAGTCCCTGAGCCAATTCGCCAGGACATCTTCCTTGGCGATTTTCCGATCATGACCGAAAAAGGGACGTTCATCATTAACGGTACCGAGCGCGTGGTGGTTTCCCAGTTGATTCGTTCACCGGGCGTGTATTTCGATGCGCCCGAAGATCGGGCCACGGGCCGCCGGCTGGCTACAGCCAAGTTGATTCCGGATCGCGGTGCCTGGATGGAATTCGAAACCCGCAAGAGCGATTATCTGACCTTGAAATTCAACCGCAAACGCACCATCCCCATCACGATCTTTCTGCGCGCGCTTTCAGCGATCGACGATGGATTGGGTTCATCGCCACTCAAAGAGGGTACGGATGAAGAACTGCTCGAACTCTTCGCCGAGGCGGACAACAATCCGGATCATCCCTACATTGCCACGACCATTCGACAGGAACCCACGTGGGATATTAAGGAAGGGCGCACGTTGGCCGAGGAAGCCCTGGTCGAGTTCTACCGCCGTATGCGCCCTGGCGATCCGCCGACTCTGGACAACGCACGCGAGTATCTGCACGATCAACTCTTCGATCAACGGCGTTACGATACGGAACGAGTCGGGCGCTACAAGCTAAATCAGAAACTTGATCTGCACAACATCGTGCCGCTCGACTACCGCCGTGTTTCGACCTGGGACATCGTGCGTCTCGTCGAGCGCCTGATCTTGATCAACAACCACGCCGCCGAGCCGGACGACATCGACCATCTCGGTAACCGCCGCGTGAAGACGGTGGGTGAGTTGATCCAGGGTAAACTGCGCGTCGGTTTGCGGCGCATGGAACGCGTGATTTTAGAACGCATGTCGATTCGTGACCAGGACCAGATTTCACCGGTCTCCCTGGTCAACATCCGGCCCGTCGTCGCCTCGCTGCGCGAATTCTTCGGCTCCAGCCAGTTGTCACAATTCATGGACCAGACCAATCCGCTGGCAGAACTGCGCCACAAACGAACCCTGTCCGCATTGGGACCGGGCGGCTTGCGCCGGGAGCGTGCAGGCTTCGATGTGCGCGACGTGCATAACTCGCACTACGGCCGCATTTGCCCCATCGAAACCCCCGAAGGTCCGAACATCGGCCTCATCGGCCGGCTCTCTTCCTACGCGCGCGTCAACGATTTTGGTTTCATCGAAACGCCGTACCGCAAAGTGATCCGCGAATTGAATGCAAGCGACGAGCGCATCATCGGGCGGCGGGCGCGCGGCGAAATCGTGAATCCTCGCAGCAAGAAAGCGATCGTCGAGGACGGGGAACAGATCACGGACAAGACCGCGAAGCAGCTGGAGAAGGCCGACCAGCCTATCCCCATCGTGCCTTTCGTCTCGGACGAAATCGTGTATCTCACGGCGGACGATGAAGACCGTTTCGTGATCGCGCAGGCCAATGCCCCATTGAACGATGCCTCAGAATTCGTCCGCAAACGTGCCTCCTGCCGGCACATGGGAGAATTCCAATTCTTCCCGCCGGATCAGATCGAATACATGGATGTCGCTCCCCGGCAGATCGTCGGTGTGAGCGCCGCGTTGATCCCGTTTCTCGAGCATGACGATGCCAACCGCGCCTTGATGGGCTCGAACATGCAGACACAAGCCGTTCCGTTGGTTCAACCGGAAGTACCCCTCGTTTCCACGGGGATGGAGCGTTACGCGGCCCTCGATTCCGGACAGGTGATCCTGGCGGAAGAGGATGGTGAAGTCGTATCCGTAACCGGAAATAAGGTCGTCGTTCGCAGCGGGAAAAAGACGCACACGTACAATCTGCGGAAATTCAACCGCTCGAATCAAAGCACCTGCATCGATCAGCGCCCGGCAGTGATCAAGGGGCAGCGCGTGAAGACGGGCGACGTCATCGCAGATTCGTCCTCCACGGCGGAAGGGGAACTGGCATTGGGACAGAACGTTCTCTGCGCGTTCATCTCCTGGGAGGGAGGGGATTTCGAGGACGCCATCCTCGTTTCGGAGCGTTTGGTGCGCGAGGATCTGTTTACCTCGGTCCACATCGAGAAGCACGAAGTTGAATCACGCGACACCAAGCTCGGACCGGAGGAGATCACCTACGATATACCCAACGTGGGTGATGATGCCCTGCGCGATCTGACGGAGGAAGGCATCATTCGCGTGGGGGCGGAGGTCGGACCGAACGATATCTTGGTGGGGAAGATCACCCCCAAGGGTGAAAAGGAACTGACGCCGGAAGAAAAACTCCTTCGAGCCATCTTCGGCGAGAAGGCGCGTGAAGTGAAAGACACCTCCCTGCGCATGCCGCACGGCGAGCGGGGAAAGGTCGTGGCCGTCAAGGTTTTCACTCGCGAGGAACATCGCGATTTACCTGCCGGCGTGGAAAAAATGGTGCGTGTTTCTGTGGCACAGCGGCGTAAGGCCACGGAGGGCGACAAAATGGCCGGACGGCACGGCAACAAGGGCGTAATTTCCAAAGTCGTGCCCATCGAGGACATGCCGTTTCTCGAAGACGGTACGCCCATCGA
Encoded here:
- a CDS encoding carbohydrate kinase family protein: MKIVLTGSIAFDYLMTFPGKFQDHILVEKLECISLSFLVDTLVRRPGGNAANIAYNLALLGEHPTVMATVGEDFEVQRLWLEEQGVDTSAIRTIPDVATASFFVNTDQCNAQIASFFTGAMAYASELSFSQLPEKPDLVVISPNDPEAMANYAQECRQLGIPYIYDPSQQIVRLTGSDIQAGIEGAMALFANEYEFSLIVDKTELDLPAMLESCEFVIVTQGEHGARIYNADGEVSIPIVPPKAILDPTGVGDAFRSGFLKGYVHGLSFERCGQIGALAATYCLESDGPQSHSYDLKEFTARFRQYFDDQGDLDRV
- the mtnA gene encoding S-methyl-5-thioribose-1-phosphate isomerase; this encodes MRSVIWEENGPAVRLIDQRLLPAELKTVDLVNVEQVADAIRQMAVRGAPAIGAAAAFGLALAGYPSSAANAEEFWVDVQRAARLLRATRPTAVNLRWALDRLLAAADNLQADGPQRMGKALLDEAQSIADEDVEINRRIGRHGAALIQDGDTLLHHCNTGALAAVDYGTALCVIRTAHEQGKRLFVLVDETRPRLQGARLTAWELECYGIPYAIITDDAAGYFLQNGDVANVFVGADRVAANGDVATKIGTYMLALAAHDNGVPFYCAVPTSTIDLQLSIGERIPIEERDHGEVLDLEKEGQLVAPTGSKARNPAFDITPQRLITAFVTEAGIIRPPYANTLEEAVRETS
- a CDS encoding tetratricopeptide repeat protein, producing MRRRASRFFLILIVTAVGSLACNLPISISFLATHTPTLTATATVTPTATLTPTPTLTPTPQPEARVELGEQALFVGNWDQALIEFETALNFAPDDETRARAQLGVAKTHLRAGRFNQAVDALTQYLARFSQHEDFGQAYFLRAEAYEALGMSQQALDDYRHYLAQRPGLIDSYTQEQIGDISYAAKDYAGALEAYQAALVSPGLDQGLSAEIKVARTRADSGDYETAIAEYDAIYNKTGEDYLRALMDYLLGQAYTKLGNYEQAYARYLDAVVNFPGAYSSYEGLVILVEDGVAVDEFDRGLVDYYAGQYGVALAAFDRYLYAFPDTHDGTVHYFRGLTLRALGNYEAAVQRNGRIWSSILKRSILF
- a CDS encoding transglycosylase SLT domain-containing protein — encoded protein: MNFAAAVPDHARAAEFVFDAGRVSEISGDLPAAIDYWERVAREYPDSTWSFRALFLAGTARYRLNEMDMAADTFQRSLAHVRSADERAAAYLWIGKANDAAGDAEAARAAYQLASEADRGGYYSIRAADILAGWEPFRVPEGGFNLEYDLDAERAQAEEWLRTQFIITGPEPLTSLSPALAGDARMIRGKEFWALGRYEDARDEFESLREAYANDAEATYRLMHTYLEIGLYRSAIYASKQIMTLAGMDEAGTLYAPNYLSRIRFGIYFESLFSEVAGEYGFETMFLLSVARQESLFEGFALSYATARGLMQIVPDTGQYLADRYQWPQGYTDDDLYRPYVSARLGTQYLAEQRDLFDGDLYAALAAYNAGPGNALAWKELAPDDPDLFLECVRFSQPRDYIRVIYWAFSNYRRLYGSQ
- a CDS encoding DNA-directed RNA polymerase subunit beta, with the translated sequence MASKLGQKWYTRIPDVYKLPRLIEVQLDSFSWLQEKGLKELFDEISPIISYNGGMKLFFPGDSPESKEFKLSYWFEDPKHEIEECLERDLTYAAPLYVSVLLAGSEVPEPIRQDIFLGDFPIMTEKGTFIINGTERVVVSQLIRSPGVYFDAPEDRATGRRLATAKLIPDRGAWMEFETRKSDYLTLKFNRKRTIPITIFLRALSAIDDGLGSSPLKEGTDEELLELFAEADNNPDHPYIATTIRQEPTWDIKEGRTLAEEALVEFYRRMRPGDPPTLDNAREYLHDQLFDQRRYDTERVGRYKLNQKLDLHNIVPLDYRRVSTWDIVRLVERLILINNHAAEPDDIDHLGNRRVKTVGELIQGKLRVGLRRMERVILERMSIRDQDQISPVSLVNIRPVVASLREFFGSSQLSQFMDQTNPLAELRHKRTLSALGPGGLRRERAGFDVRDVHNSHYGRICPIETPEGPNIGLIGRLSSYARVNDFGFIETPYRKVIRELNASDERIIGRRARGEIVNPRSKKAIVEDGEQITDKTAKQLEKADQPIPIVPFVSDEIVYLTADDEDRFVIAQANAPLNDASEFVRKRASCRHMGEFQFFPPDQIEYMDVAPRQIVGVSAALIPFLEHDDANRALMGSNMQTQAVPLVQPEVPLVSTGMERYAALDSGQVILAEEDGEVVSVTGNKVVVRSGKKTHTYNLRKFNRSNQSTCIDQRPAVIKGQRVKTGDVIADSSSTAEGELALGQNVLCAFISWEGGDFEDAILVSERLVREDLFTSVHIEKHEVESRDTKLGPEEITYDIPNVGDDALRDLTEEGIIRVGAEVGPNDILVGKITPKGEKELTPEEKLLRAIFGEKAREVKDTSLRMPHGERGKVVAVKVFTREEHRDLPAGVEKMVRVSVAQRRKATEGDKMAGRHGNKGVISKVVPIEDMPFLEDGTPIDLILNPLGVPGRMNIGQILEAHLGWAADKLEFRAVTPAFDGASEMELEAELARAWMIDRAWLEIGERAWEWTKEEGYYEEEAFEDDNEVRRIYLEQWLRDKDYDADLLAIDTRYARRATLREWLREKDYDPDELLVFENSGIPIAKRDEDDLNCIEACLRLWIESYDRKTGNIKSLETLRTAAEELMEEVGSPMPILGKQVLYDGKSGEPYDQPVTVGKVLMMKLHHLVEDKVHARSTGPYSLVTQQPLGGKAQFGGQRFGEMEVWALEAYGAAHTLQEMLTVKSDDVQGRVKTYEAIVKGEAVEEPGVPASFRVLVKELQSLGLAVEAISDEGEVIRFGKDEERTRPPRLGLGLLDMKPRF